The sequence below is a genomic window from Selenomonas ruminantium subsp. lactilytica TAM6421.
TGTGGATAATTTCGCAGGAAAAGCCTCTATCCACAGAAAAACTGTTGATAACTCCCTATTATTTTGGTAAGATATTGTTGATAATTTTGCGGAAAACTTCACAAGCACTGATTTCTGGGAGGATTTGACTCCCTCATTTTTATCCCATTTTCGCGCCTCACCCCCTGCGGAACCTTCAGTTATCCACACCTGTGGATAATAATGTGGATAAAGTTATACACTTGTGGAAAAAAATTCCTACATACTTTATATGCAGAAAGGAACTTGCTACATGGAGCAGACACAGCTGAAAGCTGTCTGGGCCCAGATCCTGGATAAGATGAAAGAACAGGAACTAGTTGGCCCCTCAGCCTATAATTGGCTAAATCCCGTTGAGCCGATCTCCCTGACCGAAGAAACCTTAGAACTTGGAACGCAGACCGAAATGGCCAAAGAATGGATTGCCGAACGGTATCTTATTTTTATTGAAGACGCGGCGAAGGCCGTTTTTGGTGTGCCCAAAAAAGTGATCCTGACGGTACAGGAAAGCGCAGCACCGGAAGAAGAACCGGCACCTGTCACCCGCTCCGGCAAAAAAGAAAAGCCGGATCAGGGCAGCCTGTTTACTGAAGGCAATGCCCCGGCCGAACACCTGGCAACGCCTGTAGAAGTCCCCATTGTGGCGCCGGGTGACAACTCCTCGTTGAACCCCAAATATACCTTTGATACCTTCGTTACCGGCAAGTCCAATAATTTTGCCCATGCCGCGGCCATGGCTGTGGCCGACAAGCCGGGCAAGACCTACAATCCCTTCTTTATGTATGGTGGCGTGGGACTTGGCAAAACCCATCTGATGCACGCCATCGGCAACCGGGTACTCAAGAACCATCCGGAGATGCGGGTGCTCTATGTCTCCAGTGAGCAGTTCACCAATGAGATCATCCAGGCCATCCAGCAGGGCACTTCGGATAAGTTCCGTCAGAAATACCGGAATATCGACGTCTTGCTGATTGACGATATCCAGTTTATTTCCGGCAAGACCAGTACCCAGGAAGAATTCTTCCATACCTTCAATACCTTATATGATGCCCAAAAGCAAGTCATCATCTCGTCCGACCGTCCGCCCCGTGAAGTGGAACGCCTTGAAGAACGCCTGCGCTCCCGTTTTGACTGGGGCCTGACCACAGATATCCAGGCACCGGATCTGGAAACCCGTATCGCCATTCTCAAGAACAAGGCCCAAAGCGATCACTTCAATATCCCCGACGATGTGATGGTCTATATCGCCAGCCGCATCGACAGCAATATCCGTGAGCTGGAAGGTGCCCTGACAAGATTAGAGGCTTATGCATCGCTGACCAAGCGGGCAGTGAATACCGATCTCGTGGCCGAAGCACTGAAGGATATTTTCCCGAATGGCAAGGCCAAGGAAGTCACCATGGATATCATCCAGGAAATCGTGGCTTCTTATTTCAAAATAAAGATAGAAGACCTTCATTCCAAGAAGCGCACGCGCAACATCGCGTATCCACGCCAGATTGCCATGTATCTCTGCCGGGAGATGACGGAAAACTCCCTGCCCCAGATCGGCAACTTCTTCGGCGGCCGGGATCATACCACCGTTATCCATGCCTATGACAAGATCAATCAGGACAAGGAAACGGATAACCGCCTCAGCGGCATATTGAATGAACTGATGGATCGCATCCAGAAGGTCTGAGATACTCCACGCCCTTATGCACAATGAGGGCGTGGATAACTTTGTGGAAATAAAAAGTATTAACTTGTGGGCAGAATGTGGATAAATTGTTTCACGCTTTTCCCCGTGGATTATGTGGATAACTGATAGACTCTTTTTCAACAGTTTACTAACAGTCTCCTTGTCGATAAAATATGTCATGTCCGCACTTTTCCACATTTCCACAGGCCCTACTACTACTACGGCTATTTATTTATATATTTAAAGAGTAATATTAAAAAAAGAAAGGACATCGCCCCATGAAAATAACCTGTGCCAAGAGCGAACTGACCAACGCCATGCAAATCGCCACCAAGGCAGTAGCTTCCAAACCACAGACACCAATCTTATCCGCAACCTATATGAAAGCAGAGAATGGTGTATTGGAAATCCATGCCACCAACAATGAGATTGGCCTCCTTTGCCGTACCCAGGCTGATGTGGAAAGACCAGGCGAGATTGCCATCAATGGCCGCTATTTCCTGGATGTTATCCGCAAGATGCCTGGGGATAGTGTAACCATAGACTTCAATAAAGATGAAAATATTGTTTACATCAATTCCAATCAGGCTAATTTCACCCTGCGCAGCATGAATGCCGCTGAATTCCCCAAGGTAAAACCCATTGAAAGCAACGTAGATTTCACCATCAAAGATAATGTACTGCGTTCTTTGATCAAAAAGACGGTCTTTGCCTGTGCCAAAGATGAATCCCGTCCTGTTTTCACGGGCTGCTATCTGGACATCAATGACAGCAAAGTCACCATGGCTGCTACCAATATGCATAGGTTGGCTGTGAAATATGAACAGTTCCCGGAACAGCTGGGCAATATCAAAATCATCATTCCCTCCAGCACGCTGCTGGAACTCATGCACAATCTGAACTCGGATATTCCCAGCGATATCAAGGTCAGCTGTAACTTCAATCAGATCAGTTTTGCCTTTGATGACATCTATATGACTTCTCGTCTGATTGAGGGCGCTTACCCGGATTATCAGCATGTTATCCCCAAGGAGCACGCTACTTTGGTGACACTGGACTCTGTGGAATTCAACTCTGCCGTTGATCGTGTTTCCTTGATTTCCCGTGGCGGCGATTACAATATCGTCAAGCTGGATTTCAGCAATGGCCAGCTGAAGATCACTTCTTATAATCCGGAAGTCGGTACGGCTGAAGAAACCATTCCGGCAGCGATTGAAGGTCCGGACATCACCCTTTCCTTCAATGGTCAGTATCTGATGGATGTACTGAAAGTCATCGACAGCAAGAACTGTGAGCTTCGTCTGACCCAGCCTCTGGCGCCCATGACGGTCAAAGAGGAAAAAGACGATGCCTTTATCTATGTGGTAACACCGGTACGGACGAAGAACTAAGGAGGTTATCCCCATGCAGATTGAAGATATTGCCATTGAGACGGAAGAGATTCAGCTGGATCAGTTCCTGAAATGGGCCGGCGTACTGCCTTCGGGCGGCGAAGTCAAGGCACTGATTGCCGAAGGCCTTATCAAACGCAATGGCGAAGTAGAAACAGCCCGCCGCCGCAAGCTCCATCGTGGTGATGTAGTGGAAATCGAAGGCATGGGAGCCTGGCGGGTGCAGTAATGCATATTTATACATTACGCCTTAGAAATTATCGGAACTATGAAGCCCTGGAGCTGACATTCGACCCGAATATCAATGTTTTCTTAGGACCAAATGCCCAAGGAAAGACCAATATCATTGAGGCGGTATACTATGCTTCGTTGGGACATTCGCATCGTACCCATACGGATGCAGACCTGATCCGCTGGGAGCAGCCGGAAGCATTGGTACAATTGGGCTTCAGCCGTCTTGGGGTGGAAAATAAGCTGGAGTTTCAGTTCAGCCGCGTCAAACGGCGGCGTATCCTGCTCAATGACCACCCTATCCGCCCCAAGGATTTGGTGGGCAGTCTGAACACTGTCCTTTTTTCTCCTGAGGATCTGTTTCTGATCAAGGGAGCGCCGGCCCTGCGCCGGCGTTTTTTGGACGGGGAGATCAGTCAGGCCAGTCCCGCTTACTATCATGAGCTGACCAAATACAATAAGATTGTCACCCAGCGCAATAACCTGTTGAAGAAGATCCGGGAGCACAAAGCCGGTACGGACATGTTGGATCTCTGGGATGTGCAATTGGCGGCCAGTGCGGTGAAGATCACCCGGAAACGTCAGGAGGCCGTCAGGAAGCTCAATATGCTGGCCAATCTCATGCAGCGGCGCATTTCCGGTAATCTGGAAAACCTGGCGATTACCTACGAAATCCATGGTGCTGAAGGGGCAAGCGTGACAAATGACCTGGAATCATGGTATAATAAAGAGCTTGCAAGTCATCGGGATGTGGATATTATCCGCGGTTCTACAGGCAGAGGGCCGCATCTGGATGATATCATCCTGATGGTTAATGGCATCAACCTGCGTTCTTTTGGATCGCAGGGACAGCAGCGTACCGGTGTATTGTCTTTGAAGCTGGCGGAGTTGGAATTTTTGCGATCGGAAACCGGGGAATATCCGGTTCTGTTGCTGGATGATGTGATGAGTGAGCTGGATGCTTCCAGGCGGGGACAGCTGATGGATTTCATCTTCCGGGAGCGGATACAGACGATGATTACGGCCACGGATGGGGCTTATTTCCCGCAGGAGCGGATTGGCACTTACTATCAGGTGGCAGCTGGGCAGATTACGAGGTAGGCCATGGGTGCGAAAGGCAGTTTGAAAGCGCGTTCTCCGGGATTGGAACGTCCGGACAGCATTATCCGCAAGACGCTTCATCATATGGGGGAGCATTGCGAAAAAAAGTATTATATGCACTGGGTACTCTGGCATTGGCCGGATATTGTGGGAGATTTCATCGCTCATAATACAAAAGTACAGGGAATCCGCAAGGAGACTTTGTATATCTATAGCGCTAATTCTGCTTTGCGGAATGAATTGCAGATGATGATGCCGCAGATCGTGCAGTCCGTAAATAACTTTGCTGGACAGAGATTGATTGCCAATGTGGCCTTTACCAAGGAATGGACGAAGGCTGACAGTGAAGGTATTGAGGAAATCCGATTGGCACCGACAGAGCAGGAAGAAAATCTGGGCAAAGAACGACGCAGCGTACCCTTGACGCCTGAGGAAATGCAGGCGGCGGAAAAGCTGGTCGCTGAGGCTGATGATGCGGATATTGCTCAGGCCATTGCCGGTCTGTACCGCAGGCATCTGCAGATGCAAAAGCTCAAGCTGGCCAAGAATTATCAGAAATGTCCTCAATGTGGTCAGCTGATGGAGCCGGAGCGCACAATCTGTGCGGATTGTGCCGCCAAGCAGCAGGAAAGGATAAGAGCTGCGGTGCGCCAGGTATTACGGGACATGCCCTGGGGCAGATACCCCGATGTCAAGGAGTATGTGCCGGAATGTACGCCCAAGATCGTCAATGAACAGCGATCTATGATGGTGCAGCAATTGGCTGCAGATGTGGATGTCAACGATAAGACGAGCATGAAGGCCAGGACACTGGTAATGCTTTACCGCTGTCTGCCGCCGGAGCAGCTGAACGAAGATAATATAACCCGGGCATTGTATGCCCTGCGTTTTGACCTGCATAGGCCCAAGGATTATAAAGCCCCCAAGCGCTATGAGGTAATCAAGCTGGGGAGGAGGTAACATATGTTTCTCCATTTAGGCAATGGCGTATCCGTACGCACCAAGGATGTAATTGCCATACACGATTATGCTCTGTTTCTGAAGGGCTCAGGCAGTGAGTTCCTCGCCCGTGAAAAAGCAGCGGGACGTTTGGAAAATACACTGCCTTTGGAAATACGTCAGGATGAGGAGGCGAAAAAGTCTCTGATCATCACCAATGAGAAAACTTACCTGTCTGCCATATCGCCCTGGACATTGAAGCGGCGGTCGCAGATGGTTTATGATACAATGGATATTGATAAAGAGGCGGCAGAGATGGATGCTGCTGAAATTACGATGGAATGATGGGAGCGTTAGATTTCATGGCAAATGACAATGAACAGTTGAACATAGAAAATGCCGCGCCGGGCGAAGAAATGGAAAGCGTGGACACCACCGGTGTGGAAATCCATACGGATGAAAGCAGCGCGGAAGTTACGGCTGTAGACGCTGATTACGGCGCCGAGCAGATCCAGATCCTCGAAGGTCTGGAAGCTGTGCGCATGCGCCCGGGTATGTATATCGGCAGCACTTCGGAACGCGGCCTGCATCACCTGGTCTACGAAGTAGTCGATAACTCCATCGACGAGGCGCTGGCCGGTTACTGCGACAAGATCGATGTGACCATCCATCGCGATAACAGCATCACGGTTACGGATAACGGCCGTGGTATTCCCGTTGACATGCATGAAAGCGGTATGCCCGCCGTGGAAGTCGTACTGACGGTGCTCCATGCCGGCGGTAAGTTCGGTGGCGATGGCTACAAGGTTTCCGGCGGTCTGCACGGCGTAGGTGTGTCCGTCGTAAATGCCCTGTCCACTTCCATGGAAGTACAGGTCAAGCGCGATGGCAAGATCCATGAGATTTCCTTCAAGCGTGGCGAAACCGTGGAGAAGCTCCATGTGACCGGCGAAACGGAAATAACAGGCACCCGGGTGCACTTCGTACCGGATCCGGAAATCTTCTCCGTGACGACTTACAGCTATGATACGCTGAAACACCGTCTGCGCGAGCTGGCTTTCCTGAACCACGGTATCACCATTGTCCTCAATGATGAACGCGGGGAAGAGCTCAGAAGCGAGCAGTTCCACTTTGAAGGCGGCATCAGCTCCTTCGTGGAACATCTCAACCGCAAGAAGGAAAAGATCAATCCGGAGCCGATTTACTTTAACGGCACGAAAGATGATACCGTTGTGGAGATTGCTTTGCAGTACAACGACAGCTATCAGGAGAATATCTACTCCTTCGTCAATAACATCAACACCGAGGAAGGCGGCACCCATCTGGCAGGCTTTAAGCTGGCCCTGACCCGTGCTGCCAACGATTTTGCCCGCAAGCAGAATATCCTCAAGGATAAAGATGGCAACCTTTCCGGTGATGATGTGCGTGAAGGCCTGACCGCGGTCATCAGCCTGAAGGTTCGTGATCCCCAGTTTGAAGGCCAGACCAAGACCAAGCTGGGCAACAGCGAAGTGCGCGGTATCGTGGATTCCATCGTGACGGAAGGTCTCTCTGAATACTTTGAAGAAAATCCAACCATCACCAAGAAATTCATCGAAAAGGCCATTATGGCTGCCCGTGCCCGTGAGGCTGCCCGCAAGGCAAGAGAACTCACCCGTCGCAAGAATGCGCTGGAAGTTTCCAGCCTGCCCGGCAAACTGGCGGACTGCTCCGTGAAAGATCCGGAAATGGCCGAGATCTATCTGGTAGAGGGTGACTCCGCAGGCGGCTCCGCCAAGCAGGGACGTGACCGCCGCTTCCAGGCCATCCTGCCCCTGCGCGGTAAGATCCTGAACGTAGAGAAGGCTAGACTTGACAAGATTTTCGCCAACGCAGAAATCCGCACCATGATCACGGCTTTCGGTACGGGTATCAGCGATGATTTTGATCTGTCCAAGCGCCGCTATGGCAAGATCATCATCATGACAGATGCCGATGTGGACGGTGCCCATATCCGTACTCTGTTGCTGACCTTCCTCTACCGCTATATGAAGCCGCTGATCGAGCATGGCCATGTATTCATTGCCCAGCCGCCTCTCTATCAGATCCGCAAGGGCAAGAAACATTGGTATACCTACAGCGATGAAGAGCTGGCCAAAAAGCTGGATGAAGTAGGCCGTGATGGTTCCACCGTCCAGCGCTACAAGGGTCTGGGCGAGATGAACCCGGAACAGCTTTGGGAAACTACTATGGATCCTGCCGGCCGCACCATGCTGCGCGTGGAGATGGCCGATGCTGAGGCTGCGGATGAACTCTTCACAATCCTCATGGGGGATAAAGTAGAGCCGCGCCGTCAGTTTATCGAAGAAAATGCTAAATTAGTACGCAATCTGGATATCTGATTTTTTAACTTCCACCTGAGCCTTCCGGCTCGGGTGGAAGTTTTCTTAGTACCTGCTTTCAAGACATACCCAACCTTTTCTGCTATAATGTAGTTTGGTTTATGAGAAAGGATGACAATATGAGCGAGCATAGAATCACTCCTTTGACTGAGAGTGGGTTACTTACGGCACTCAGTGTGGTGCTGGCTTTGATGGCGGTTTATCTGCCTTTTATTGGCTTTTTGCTGGTGCTGTTCTGGCCTCTGCCGCTGATTGTTCTGGTGGTGCGCCATGGTTGGCGCTGGGGGATTCTGGCTGCTGTGGCGGCGGGAATTCTGGTGGGCCTATTGGTGGAGCCTTTGCTTTCCTTACGGTTAGTCATTGCCTTTGCTCCGGCAGGCATTTTGTTGGGCTGGGCCTTTGCCAAGGGCTGGTCCGGGGTTCGTACTTTTGTATTGACACTGCTGGCGGCAATTGCCGGTCAGGCGGCAGCTATAGGCCTGCTATTCTGGGTGACGGATGTTAATCCGCTGGCCATGCAGGTGGATATTTTGCAATCGTCCTTTGATTCGTCATTGCAGCTCTATGAAAGCATGGGCGTCAGCGGGGAGGAACTCGCCAAGACGCGGGACGATATCGAGCAGGGAATGAAGATGCTCAATTATTTATTCCCGCTGGTCTTTATCCTGATGGGGCTTTTCTATACGGTTGTCTCGTATATAGCGGGCGGCAGGATTTTGAAAAGGCTGGGGCATACGGTTCCTCAGTTCCCGCCTTTCAGTGAATGGAGACTGCCGCAGGCCTTCTTATACTTGTTTGGCTTTGCGCTGGTGGGCCTTTATTGGGGTGGTACCCGGGAGATTACCTGGTTGTATCAGTTATCCCTGAATGCCAATGTGCTGGCGATTATGGCCGGCCTGCTGCAGGGAATCGTCTTGGTTCACTGTCTGTTGCGCCATTATAAAGTGAGCCTGCCCCTGCGGATCGTGCTCTATGTATTCATTATCATGAATCCTTTTTTGGCTCAGGTTACGGCCATGACCGGGCTTATCGATATGCTCTTTGACTATCGGCGGCGATTTGCCGCCCGCAACCAGAAATGAGGTGCGCTCGATGCCACGAAACCTTTCGGCATGGATAGATTTAACCATACATCTTTTAGTCATGCTGGTGCTGATCGGCGTGTTGTCTTATTACAATTTCTATATCGCTGCCATTGCCGGAGTTGTTTGGCTGGCATTAGCTTCCTTTGCCCGGGAGCGTTGTGCGGACAGGTCCAGGCGTTTTGAGCGCTATTGCCGCAATGTGGTGCGCAATATCAATGAAATGCTCAACTATGCCGTGGATGAGCTGCCACAGGCCATTATAATTGTCAATGAGGACGGGCGGTTGCAATGGTGTAATGACCGCATCACGGCATATCTGGAAACGAAACCGGAACAGGATACGGATGTGAAGGATATCTGGCCGGGCATCATCATTGCACCGGTTTGGGGGCAGGAAGGCGAATACGTCTTTGCCCACGAGGATAAGTATTATCATGTGTTTTATCATCCTGTGAAGCTGGCTCCGCGTCAGGAGCAGCTGATGACGCTGTACATTCAGGATGTTTCGGCACATGAACAGTTGAAGAACACCTATCAGCAGAGCCGTACCGTGCTGGTATATATCCAGATCGACAACTATGATGAAGTCATGCAGGGGCAGACGGAAGCAGAACGCACGTCGCTGCTGCTGGCGGTAAATCAGACGCTGGATAAATGGATGAAGAATCTGGGCGGCTTTATGCGCCGTGTGTCGGAAGACCTTTATGTGGTGATTCTGACACGTCAGGGGCTGGATCAGGCCATGAATGAAAAATTCGATGTGCTGGATAAGGCCCGCCAGCTCCAGAGCACCAACCGCCTGCCTGTAACTCTGTCCATGGGCGTAGCTGTGGCAGAAAATCAGACCATGGCCGAGCTTGGCGCCCAGGCCCAGGCCGGTCTCGATCTGGCCTTAGGCCGTGGCGGCGATCAGGTGGCTGTGCAGATGAATGGCAAGACGCAGTTCTTTGGCGGCCGGGCTAAGGCCGTGGAGAAACATACCCGCGTCAAGGCCCGAGTGGTGGCACATGCTGTCCGGGAAATCATGGAAGGGGCGGATGAGATCTTCATCATGGGCCACCATAATGAGGACTTTGACTGCTTCGGTGCGGCCATGGGCGTGGCGAAGATGGCCCGTCAGTTGGAGAAGACATACCATATTGTCCTGTCGGATATGAACGATGGTATTGACAAATTCTATGATTTGCTTAAAGATAAAGAAGAGTACGCGGATGTCTTTGTACATGCCGAGGATATCAAGAATTCCACGGCTCTCAATCCTGTATTGATCGTTGTGGATACCCATATCCCCCATCTGGTGGCCGATCCTACCTTGTTGGAACGGGTGCCTCAGGTCGTGGTCATCGACCATCATCGCCGCAGTGAGAACTTCATCAAGAGTCCGCTGCTGGTTTATATCGAGCCGGGCGCCAGCTCCACCAGTGAGCTAATAACGGAGCTTTTGATGTACTTTGGCGATGATATCCGTTTGGGCAGGCTGGATGCCACGGCCTTGTATTCCGGCATTGTGGTGGATACCAAGAATTTTGCCGTGCAGACCGGCGTGCGTACCTTTGATGCGGCTGCTTATCTGCGGCGCAGCGGGGCGGATCCCGTGATGGTACGTCATCTGTTCCGGTCGGATTATGATACGACGGTAGCTTTGGCCCGCACGAAAGCACGGGCGGAACTGTTCCCCGGCGGCCTTATTATCTCGACCATCCCGGAAAAGATTCCCAATATCCAGGTTATCGCCGCTCAGGCGGCAGATAGTTTGCTGCGGATTGAAAATGTGCGCATGAGCATATTGATCTTCCAGCTTACCGATGATACCATTGGCCTGAGTGCCCGTTCCACTGGCGAGCTCAATGTCCAGGTCATCATGGAGGCTTTTGGCGGCGGCGGCCATCAGAATGTGGCCGGTGCTCAGGTCAAGGATGGCGATCTGGCTGAGATAAAGGCCAAGGTTATCGAAATCAGTGAAAAATATATCGAGGAGAATGATAAAGATGAAAGTGATTCTACAGCAGGACATTAAGAAATTAGGCAAAAAAGGCGAAATCGTGGAAGTTTCCGAAGGCTATGGCCGTAACTTCCTGCTGCCCCGTAAGGCTGCAGTCCTCGCCAATGCTGAAAATATGAATGTTGCTAAGGCTCAGGCTGGTTCCAAGGCCCGCAAGGAGGCTATGGCTACGGATGAGGCTAAGCTGATGGCTGCCCAGCTGGAAAAAGTTTCCGTGACGATCCCCGTGAAGATCGGCGAGAACGGCAAATTGTTTGGCTCGGTGACAGGCAAGGATGTGGCTGATGCTTTGAAGAAGGAAAAGATTGATATTGACCGTCGTAAGATCTCCATCAAGGGTGAAGTTACGGGTGCCGGCGAATATGAAGCCGTGATAAAGGTACATCCGGCCATTACCAGCACCATCAAGGTTAATGTTGTGGCAGGTTGATATGAAGTTACTGGATTTTATTCGCAACTTATTTACGAAAAAACAGGAGCAGGCATTGCCTGCTCCTGCTTCGCGCAATGCAACCCCGTTAGATCGCCAGATTGAGGCCCTCTATGCCATTCTGGTGGATGTTATGGGCACGGAGAAGCTGGTGATTCAGGCGGGCAAGATGAAGGCCCTGGATTTGATGCGCTCCGATGATCCCTGTGAGCGCGTATTGGCCTTGCAGCGGATTCTGGGAGAAGATCCCCTGATCTCTCCTGCGCCTAAGGCCGAACAGGTTCCTCAGATCATGGAAGCCCTTTCTGAGCGGGTGGCCGATATTGTAGCCCGCCGCAATGTGGAGGATTCCATTGAGAAAAAGGTTACGGAGAAGCTGGAAAAGGAACATGCGGACTATGTAAACGATATCCGTCAGCAGATCATGAAGGACGAAAAGGGCGGCAATGAGTCGCCACAGGATAAGGAAAAAAGAGAAAAGCTGGAAAAACTGGAGAGCATCAAGCTCACCCAGTCCATTATGGAACTGTTGCGGCCTCAGGATTTTTCGGAAATCGTGGGCCAGGAGCGGGCCGTCAAATCCCTGATGGCCAAGCTCAGTTCCCCTTATCCGCAGCATCTGCTGCTCTACGGCCCTCCTGGCGTCGGCAAGACCACGGCAGCCCGGCTGGTGCTGGAGGCAGCCAAGAAAAAGGCGGTTTCTCCTTTCGGGGAGGAGGCGCCCTTTGTGGAAACGGACGGTACGACTTTGCGCTGGGACCCGCGTGATATTACCAACCCGTTATTGGGCTCTGTCCATGATCCCATCTATCAAGGCGCACAGAAGACTCTGGCTGACCGCGGTATTCCTGAACCCAAACCGGGATTGGTTACAGATGCCCATGGCGGCATCCTGTTCATCGATGAAATCGGTGAAATGGATGAGATGCTGCAGAATAAGCTGTTGAAAGTTCTGGAAGATAAGCGGGCCTATTTTGAATCGGCTTACTACGATCCTACGGACCCCAAGGTGCCGCCTTATATCAAGAAGCTCTTTGAAGAAGGGGCTCCGGCGGATTTCGTGCTGATTGGCGCCACTACCCGCGATGCAGGGCATATCAATCCTGCCCTGCGTTCCCGCTGTGCGGAAATCTATTTTGAACCATTGACGCCGAAGCATATTGAAGAGATCGTGCGCAATGCCGCAGCTAAGCTCCATGTGAATGTCAGCGATGAAGTAGCCGCACTGATCAGTGAATACACCATTGAAGGCCGCAAGGCCATCAATATCCTGGCTGATGCCTACAGTCTGGCCTTGGAGCGTTGTGGCATCGGTGAGGATTTCAAGGTGGAGGATCTGGGCACGGAAAATGGGCCATCTGTAGAGATCAGCAAGGCTGATATCTACGAGGTTACCCAGGTCAGCCGTCTGACGCCCTATGTGACCAAGAAGGCCTCTGATAATGCAATCCAGGGCCATATATTTGGTTTGGGCGTAGCCGGTTTCCTAGGTTCTGCCATTGAATTGGAAGCTGTGGCCTTCCCGGCCAAGGAAAAGGGCAAGGGAACGGTCCGCTTCAATGAGACGGCGGGTTCCATGGCAAAGGATTCTGTGTTCAATGCTGCTTCCGTAATGCGGAAGCTGACAGGCAAGGATTTGCATGATTACGATGTGCATATCAATGTGATCGGCGGCGGCAATATCGATGGCCCCAGCGCGGGCACAGCGATTCTTGCCGTGATTACCAGTGCTGTGACGGGAAAAAAAATCCGTCAGGATGTGGCGGTAACGGGTGAAATATCATTGGCAGGCCGGGTACGCCCTGTGGGCGGCGTCTTTGAAAAGGCCTATGGCGCCAAGCAGGCTGGTATTAAGACACTGGTCATTCCTCAGGAGAACAGCAAGGATATTCCCCAGGAACATCTGGGGCTGGATATCCATCCTGTAGCCATGGCAGAGGAAGCCTTCCGCTATATCTTTGAGCCTGAATTGGATAAGGAAGAGGAGTAAGAAAATGGCATTGCCAGAACGTGTACCTCCCCAGAATATAGAAGCCGAGCAGGCAGTTCTGGGGGCCATGCTCATAAAGAAAGAAGCTATCATCGAGGTACAGGAAATCCTGCAGCCCGATGATTTTTA
It includes:
- the gyrB gene encoding DNA topoisomerase (ATP-hydrolyzing) subunit B, giving the protein MANDNEQLNIENAAPGEEMESVDTTGVEIHTDESSAEVTAVDADYGAEQIQILEGLEAVRMRPGMYIGSTSERGLHHLVYEVVDNSIDEALAGYCDKIDVTIHRDNSITVTDNGRGIPVDMHESGMPAVEVVLTVLHAGGKFGGDGYKVSGGLHGVGVSVVNALSTSMEVQVKRDGKIHEISFKRGETVEKLHVTGETEITGTRVHFVPDPEIFSVTTYSYDTLKHRLRELAFLNHGITIVLNDERGEELRSEQFHFEGGISSFVEHLNRKKEKINPEPIYFNGTKDDTVVEIALQYNDSYQENIYSFVNNINTEEGGTHLAGFKLALTRAANDFARKQNILKDKDGNLSGDDVREGLTAVISLKVRDPQFEGQTKTKLGNSEVRGIVDSIVTEGLSEYFEENPTITKKFIEKAIMAARAREAARKARELTRRKNALEVSSLPGKLADCSVKDPEMAEIYLVEGDSAGGSAKQGRDRRFQAILPLRGKILNVEKARLDKIFANAEIRTMITAFGTGISDDFDLSKRRYGKIIIMTDADVDGAHIRTLLLTFLYRYMKPLIEHGHVFIAQPPLYQIRKGKKHWYTYSDEELAKKLDEVGRDGSTVQRYKGLGEMNPEQLWETTMDPAGRTMLRVEMADAEAADELFTILMGDKVEPRRQFIEENAKLVRNLDI
- a CDS encoding YybS family protein, with product MSEHRITPLTESGLLTALSVVLALMAVYLPFIGFLLVLFWPLPLIVLVVRHGWRWGILAAVAAGILVGLLVEPLLSLRLVIAFAPAGILLGWAFAKGWSGVRTFVLTLLAAIAGQAAAIGLLFWVTDVNPLAMQVDILQSSFDSSLQLYESMGVSGEELAKTRDDIEQGMKMLNYLFPLVFILMGLFYTVVSYIAGGRILKRLGHTVPQFPPFSEWRLPQAFLYLFGFALVGLYWGGTREITWLYQLSLNANVLAIMAGLLQGIVLVHCLLRHYKVSLPLRIVLYVFIIMNPFLAQVTAMTGLIDMLFDYRRRFAARNQK
- a CDS encoding DHH family phosphoesterase — encoded protein: MPRNLSAWIDLTIHLLVMLVLIGVLSYYNFYIAAIAGVVWLALASFARERCADRSRRFERYCRNVVRNINEMLNYAVDELPQAIIIVNEDGRLQWCNDRITAYLETKPEQDTDVKDIWPGIIIAPVWGQEGEYVFAHEDKYYHVFYHPVKLAPRQEQLMTLYIQDVSAHEQLKNTYQQSRTVLVYIQIDNYDEVMQGQTEAERTSLLLAVNQTLDKWMKNLGGFMRRVSEDLYVVILTRQGLDQAMNEKFDVLDKARQLQSTNRLPVTLSMGVAVAENQTMAELGAQAQAGLDLALGRGGDQVAVQMNGKTQFFGGRAKAVEKHTRVKARVVAHAVREIMEGADEIFIMGHHNEDFDCFGAAMGVAKMARQLEKTYHIVLSDMNDGIDKFYDLLKDKEEYADVFVHAEDIKNSTALNPVLIVVDTHIPHLVADPTLLERVPQVVVIDHHRRSENFIKSPLLVYIEPGASSTSELITELLMYFGDDIRLGRLDATALYSGIVVDTKNFAVQTGVRTFDAAAYLRRSGADPVMVRHLFRSDYDTTVALARTKARAELFPGGLIISTIPEKIPNIQVIAAQAADSLLRIENVRMSILIFQLTDDTIGLSARSTGELNVQVIMEAFGGGGHQNVAGAQVKDGDLAEIKAKVIEISEKYIEENDKDESDSTAGH
- the rplI gene encoding 50S ribosomal protein L9, giving the protein MKVILQQDIKKLGKKGEIVEVSEGYGRNFLLPRKAAVLANAENMNVAKAQAGSKARKEAMATDEAKLMAAQLEKVSVTIPVKIGENGKLFGSVTGKDVADALKKEKIDIDRRKISIKGEVTGAGEYEAVIKVHPAITSTIKVNVVAG